In Malus sylvestris chromosome 15, drMalSylv7.2, whole genome shotgun sequence, a single genomic region encodes these proteins:
- the LOC126604646 gene encoding SKP1-like protein 1B — protein MSSERKITLKSSDGETFEVDEAVALESQTIKHMVEDDCADNGIPLPNVTSKILAKVIEYCRKHVEAAKPEERPAVDEDLKAWDAEFVKVDQATLFDLILAANYLNIKSLLDLTCQTVADMIKGKTPEEIRKTFNIKNDFTPEEEEEVRRENQWAFE, from the exons ATGTCGTCGGAGAGGAAGATAACTCTGAAGAGCTCGGACGGGGAGACTTTTGAGGTGGACGAGGCGGTGGCTTTGGAGTCTCAGACGATAAAGCACATGGTGGAGGACGATTGTGCCGACAATGGGATCCCTCTGCCCAACGTCACCAGCAAGATCTTGGCGAAGGTCATCGAGTACTGCCGGAAGCACGTCGAGGCCGCTAAGCCCGAAGAACGCCCCGCCGTCGATGAAGACCTCAAGGCTTGGGACGCCGAATTCGTCAAGGTCGACCAGGCCACGCTTTTCGATCTCATCCTG GCTGCAAATTATTTGAACATAAAGAGCTTGCTGGACCTGACTTGCCAAACAGTGGCGGACATGATCAAGGGAAAAACACCTGAGGAGATTCGCAAGACGTTCAACATTAAGAACGACTTTACTCccgaggaagaggaggaggtcCGCAGGGAGAACCAATGGGCTTTTGAGTGA
- the LOC126603378 gene encoding GDSL esterase/lipase EXL1-like, with product MTSLFFFLLGSLDLIFSTAQATVKLPKNVTIPAVFMFGDSIVDTGNNNNLVTIIKSNFPPYGRDFMGGVATGRFGNGKVPSDIFVEELGIKKLLPAYLDPSLQKKDFPTGVSFASGASGFDPLTSEMMSVIPLSEQLLLLKEYKEKLKNYVGGKRAKSIVSKSLHFVVTGSDDLVNTYFHTPARSLQYDIDAYTDFMVVEASAFLQELYASRARRIVISGLPPVGCLPSMRTVDGGSERNCVARYNQAAELFNSKLSAEVDRLNKQLFHAKVVVLMDVYRPLMDIILKPQKYGFKVEDKGCCGTGRIEVVRLCNRLSPNTCNNTREYVFWDSYHPTERVYKLLVPKLLQKCINDLFSQR from the exons ATGACcagtttatttttctttttgcttggTTCTCTAGACCTGATATTCTCTACTGCCCAAGCAACTGTGAAGCTAccaaaaaatgttacaattcCTGCTGTTTTTATGTTCGGGGATTCAATCGTCGATACaggcaacaacaacaacctTGTAACAATTATTAAAAGCAATTTTCCCCCATATGGAAGAGATTTTATGGGAGGAGTAGCTACCGGAAGATTTGGCAATGGCAAGGTGCCCTCAGACATCTTTG TGGAGGAACTGGGAATCAAAAAACTTTTGCCGGCGTATCTTGATCCAAGTCTCCAAAAGAAGGACTTTCCCACCGGAGTAAGCTTTGCTTCAGGCGCTTCAGGATTCGATCCATTAACATCTGAGATGATG TCTGTTATACCGCTATCAGAACAATTA CTACTGCTGAAAGAATACAAAGAGAAGCTGAAAAATTATGTTGGAGGAAAGAGAGCAAAGAGCATTGTAAGCAAGAGCCTACACTTTGTGGTAACAGGCAGTGACGACCTAGTGAATACCTACTTTCATACACCTGCACGCTCCTTGCAATACGATATAGATGCCTACACTGATTTTATGGTGGTCGAGGCTTCAGCCTTCCTGCAG GAATTATATGCATCGAGAGCACGGAGGATTGTCATTTCTGGGCTACCGCCGGTTGGATGTTTGCCATCAATGAGAACTGTAGACGGAGGTTCAGAAAGAAATTGTGTTGCGAGATACAATCAAGCAGCAGAGTTGTTCAACTCCAAGCTATCCGCGGAGGTGGACCGCCTTAACAAGCAGCTATTCCATGCCAAAGTGGTGGTTTTGATGGATGTCTACCGTCCACTCATGGATATCATCCTCAAGCCACAAAAATATG GATTTAAAGTTGAAGACAAAGGTTGTTGTGGAACAGGAAGAATAGAGGTAGTCAGATTGTGCAACCGATTGTCACCAAACACATGCAACAATACCAGAGAGTACGTTTTCTGGGACAGTTATCATCCAACTGAAAGAGTATACAAGTTATTAGTCCCAAAGTTACTCCAAAAGTGCATTAACGACTTATTCAGCCAAAGATAA
- the LOC126602151 gene encoding protein FD-like: protein MISTTTSSCSTKSMEDVWKDISLASLSRNASDNTTTSTHHPTAAAFRGITFQDFLASTSTTSSNIDPPPPAAASTVLRLNCGTRSDLKQHLLETTSATITGPALLKPNPITRPTSTSVTTTTTRPNSLNNPSSVFPSCCKKRALDDHDQNREDHHNSTNGRHKRMMKNRESAARSRARKQEPLNELEIEIAQLREENARLKRQLQAKSMINSSCLAPSTLAQRLLPKRQTLFRTSTAPF, encoded by the exons ATGATTTCCACAACTACAAGTAGCTGTAGCACAAAGTCCATGGAAGATGTTTGGAAAGACATTAGCCTGGCGTCTCTTTCTCGTAACGCCAGCGACAACACCACCACCTCCACTCACCACCCCACTGCCGCTGCTTTTCGGGGCATCACGTTTCAAGATTTCTTGGCTTCTACTAGTACTACTTCCTCCAACATCGACCCACCACCACCCGCTGCTGCTAGTACTGTTCTACGCTTGAATTGTGGGACTCGATCTGATCTTAAACAGCATTTACTTGAAACCACTAGTGCTACTATCACTGGTCCTGCTCTATTGAAACCAAACCCAATTACTCGTCCTACTAGTACTAGTgttactactactactacgaGGCCCAATTCTTTGAATAATCCCTCTTCAGTCTTCCCTTCTTGCTGCAAGAAAAGGGCTCTAGATGATCATGATCAAAATCGCGAGGATCATCACAACTCCACTAATGGCCGCCATAAGCGCATGATGAAGAATCGAGAGTCCGCTGCTCGCTCCAGAGCCCGAAAGCAGGAACCTTT AAATGAGTTGGAGATTGAAATTGCACAGCTGCGGGAGGAAAATGCCAGGCTCAAGAGACAGCTGCAAGCAAAGTCGATGATCAATTCT TCCTGCTTGGCTCCCTCTACCCTTGCTCAGCGGCTGCTTCCAAAAAGGCAAACCCTGTTCAGAACTTCAACAGCTCCATTTTGA
- the LOC126602144 gene encoding la-related protein 1C-like, translated as MAMAADSSVNHHSPSGPEFSTDGGGGVVDKRSSLPSPWAKVVRGGELESVQSPPSLSSSLSSLGNLAVEQTPFSDCSQSSKAARSSPPPHTPDGFSAAHSPNGHNSNAGRPKKPAWNKPSNSVVEVSPVTVMDASSWPALSELARASPKLPADPSPKTVSETIVNQESVPVSQGPVIAHSPNSKRHPANSANQNSTSNHAQARQRSIKRGGGGNNGGGHAHSGFGHPVTPPPPPPFPVFPILPNGYGNLVPAIPDPSPRDPSFRGSNWDARPVGGFVPQPHPVNDHRNSRRGNFGPRPRGDGHYHNNHGGKRDQDRGNYMNPRDVHMHQHRAPPMALVRPLPPNNAAFPPQPARPFANPMGFPEFVYIPALPLEPIRGMPPFISQPPHPAMFYPVAESPLPSLIINQIDYYFSDANLIKDDFLRSNMDAQGWIPISLIASFPRVKSLTTNIQLILDSLRGSSIVEVQDDKVRRRNEWTKWISTAGQLPPESGSPSTLSSSVLSDNTLANSFGKMTVEGPSQNSMTGKPDPNSVAIPESCSTESTSQSQLPNGDVTQTDH; from the exons ATGGCCATGGCTGCTGATTCTTCTGTCAATCACCACTCTCCGAGTGGCCCTGAATTTTCCACCGATGGTGGCGGCGGCGTTGTCGATAAGAGAAGTAGTTTACCCTCTCCGTGGGCGAAAGTTGTCCGAGGAGGTGAACTAGAGTCCGTCCAATCTCCGCCGTCCTTATCCTCATCGTTGTCCTCATTGGGCAACTTGGCAGTGGAGCAAACCCCTTTTTCAGATTGCTCTCAATCCTCCAAAGCTGCTCGTTCTTCGCCGCCTCCGCATACGCCGGATGGTTTTTCAGCTGCTCACAGCCCCAATGGCCATAACAGCAATGCCGGTCGGCCAAAGAAGCCGGCTTGGAACAAGCCCTCCAACAGCGTAGTTGAGGTTAGTCCTGTAACTGTAATGGATGCTTCTTCTTGGCCTGCTTTATCCGAGTTGGCTAGGGCTTCACCTAAATTACCAGCTGATCCCTCTCCAAAGACTGTCTCCGAAACAATTGTCAACCAAGAATCAGTCCCTGTTTCCCAG GGACCTGTTATAGCACATTCACCCAACTCCAAAAGACATCCTGCTAATAGTGCAAATCAGAATTCCACATCGAATCATGCACAAGCTCGGCAAAGATCAATTAAGCGTGGTGGCGGTGGCAACAATGGGGGTGGGCATGCACATAGTGGTTTCGGACACCCTGTCAccccgccaccaccaccaccattcccTGTTTTCCCTATTCTTCCTAATGGGTATGGCAATCTGGTACCAGCAATACCAGATCCTTCTCCACGAGATCCTTCATTCCGGGGCAGCAATTGGGATGCTAGACCAGTTGGTGGCTTTGTGCCGCAACCACACCCAGTAAACGACCATCGGAATTCTCGTAGGGGAAATTTTGGACCGCGCCCACGTGGAGATGGTCACTACCACAATAATCATGGAGGCAAACGTGACCAGGATCGTGGAAACTATATGAATCCCAGGGATGTCCACATGCATCAGCATAGAGCCCCTCCAATGGCTCTTGTAAGGCCATTACCACCAAATAATGCTGCATTCCCGCCCCAGCCTGCAAGACCCTTTGCAAACCCCATGGGTTTTCCTG AGTTTGTGTATATCCCTGCATTGCCCTTGGAGCCCATTCGAGGCATGCCACCGTTCATTTCTCAACCACCACATCCTGCAATGTTTTATCCTGTTGCAGAATCTCCTCTACCTTCATTGATAATCAACCAAATAGATTATTACTTCAG TGATGCTAATTTAATAAAAGACGACTTTCTACGGTCCAACATGGATGCTCAGGGTTGGATTCCTATATCTCTAATAGCAAGCTTTCCTCGG GTCAAGAGTTTGACAACCAATATCCAATTAATACTCGATTCCTTAAGAGGTTCCAGTATTGTTGAAGTACAG GATGATAAGGTGAGGAGGCGTAATGAATGGACCAAATGGATATCAACTGCTGGTCAGCTTCCACCTGAGTCAGGTTCACCATCCACACTATCCTCCAGTGTATTAAGTGATAACACACTTGcaaattcttttggaaagatgaCTGTGGAAGGACCTAGCCAAAATAGTATGACAGGTAAGCCAGATCCAAACTCTGTCGCTATTCCAGAGAGTTGTTCAACTGAGTCAACTAGCCAATCACAACTTCCTAATGGGGATGTTACTCAAACCGATCATTGA